The following coding sequences lie in one Alloacidobacterium dinghuense genomic window:
- a CDS encoding ammonium transporter has translation MHPRIVKLLLALVFCTGSLSPAVAQTGSTADQIAKLQAQVAAAQSGADNAWMLVSAALVLMMTGPGLALFYGGLVRKKNVLATMMQSFAMMAIITVLWAIVSYSLAFDSGASFIGGLHHIFLRGVGLTPDPDYSTTLPLQTFMVYQLMFAIITPALITGAFAERMKFSAMALFLILWSICVYSPMAHMVWGKGGLLNASLGGRFPTLDFAGGTVVHVTSGVSALICALYLGKRVGYPREAMPPHSVVLSIIGACLLWVGWFGFNAGSALSSGTLATSAFVNTHFGAAGAALSWMLAEWIRNGKPSALGGISGAVAGLVAITPAAGFVQPMSAIIIGLLAGAFCYFMVIKVKNWFGYDDSLDAFGVHGAGGTLGAILTGIFASSAINPIFKDANGNPLPSGAVDGNWHQVLNQFVGIALAWIISIVGTVILLKLVDITVGLRVTREQEIEGLDVTQHGEEGYDFAS, from the coding sequence ATGCACCCTCGTATTGTGAAGCTGCTTTTGGCATTGGTGTTTTGTACGGGCAGCCTGTCGCCCGCAGTTGCGCAAACAGGTTCCACCGCTGACCAGATTGCAAAGCTCCAGGCCCAGGTCGCCGCGGCGCAGTCCGGAGCAGACAATGCGTGGATGCTTGTCAGTGCCGCGCTGGTCCTTATGATGACCGGCCCGGGACTCGCGCTCTTCTACGGTGGCCTTGTCCGCAAAAAGAATGTGCTCGCTACGATGATGCAAAGCTTCGCCATGATGGCCATCATCACCGTGCTCTGGGCGATCGTCAGCTACAGCCTCGCATTCGATTCCGGCGCCAGCTTCATCGGCGGACTCCACCACATATTCCTGCGGGGCGTCGGTCTCACGCCCGATCCCGACTACTCCACCACGTTGCCGCTCCAGACCTTCATGGTCTATCAGCTGATGTTCGCCATCATCACACCCGCACTCATTACCGGGGCATTCGCCGAACGCATGAAATTCAGTGCCATGGCACTCTTTCTCATTCTCTGGTCGATCTGCGTTTACTCGCCTATGGCCCACATGGTGTGGGGCAAAGGTGGATTGCTCAACGCCTCGCTCGGCGGCCGCTTCCCAACACTTGACTTCGCCGGCGGCACAGTAGTTCACGTCACCTCGGGTGTCTCCGCGCTCATCTGCGCGCTCTATCTCGGCAAGCGTGTCGGCTATCCGCGCGAGGCCATGCCGCCCCACTCTGTCGTGCTCAGCATCATCGGCGCCTGCCTTCTCTGGGTGGGCTGGTTCGGATTCAATGCCGGCAGCGCCTTAAGCTCGGGAACTCTGGCCACAAGCGCCTTCGTCAACACGCATTTCGGAGCGGCCGGAGCGGCCCTCAGCTGGATGCTCGCTGAATGGATTCGCAACGGCAAGCCCAGCGCTCTCGGCGGCATCTCCGGAGCCGTGGCAGGACTCGTCGCCATCACTCCCGCAGCTGGCTTCGTGCAGCCCATGTCCGCCATCATCATCGGACTGCTCGCCGGCGCCTTTTGCTACTTCATGGTCATCAAGGTGAAGAACTGGTTCGGCTATGATGACTCACTCGACGCCTTCGGCGTTCACGGAGCAGGCGGCACACTGGGCGCAATCCTCACCGGCATCTTCGCATCGAGCGCCATCAACCCGATTTTCAAAGATGCAAATGGCAACCCGCTCCCTTCCGGTGCGGTGGACGGCAACTGGCATCAGGTGCTGAACCAATTCGTCGGCATTGCCCTCGCATGGATTATTTCTATCGTCGGAACAGTGATCT
- a CDS encoding NADH-quinone oxidoreductase subunit B, whose amino-acid sequence MSELARDRYLFGSLESSAKNREKLKEVSYGYDQPDGVFLTSLDAAINWIRKSSVWPMTFGLACCAIEMMSMGASRFDVARFGMEVFRPSPRQSDLMIIAGRVSQKMAPVIRRLYDQMPEPKWVISMGACATSGGVFNNYALVQGVNQVIPVDVYVPGCPPRPEQLIYALTLLQEKILRERGSLKRVLNLQ is encoded by the coding sequence ATGAGCGAATTGGCGCGCGACCGGTATCTGTTTGGTTCACTAGAAAGCAGTGCGAAGAACCGAGAGAAGCTGAAGGAAGTGAGCTATGGCTACGATCAGCCGGATGGTGTTTTCCTTACTTCATTGGATGCAGCGATCAACTGGATTCGCAAGAGTTCGGTGTGGCCGATGACCTTTGGCCTTGCATGCTGCGCGATCGAGATGATGTCCATGGGCGCATCTCGATTTGACGTGGCACGTTTCGGCATGGAGGTCTTTCGGCCCTCGCCTCGACAATCTGACCTGATGATAATTGCGGGCCGCGTTTCACAGAAGATGGCCCCGGTCATTCGACGTCTCTATGATCAGATGCCTGAGCCGAAATGGGTGATTTCCATGGGAGCCTGCGCAACATCTGGTGGAGTTTTCAACAACTATGCTTTGGTGCAAGGCGTCAATCAGGTGATCCCGGTGGACGTGTATGTGCCGGGTTGCCCGCCGCGTCCGGAGCAGCTCATCTACGCCCTTACTCTATTGCAGGAGAAAATTCTGCGGGAGCGGGGCAGTTTGAAGCGAGTATTGAACTTGCAATAA